In Horticoccus luteus, the following proteins share a genomic window:
- a CDS encoding tetratricopeptide repeat protein gives MTGGGRAVAAHPPSNNVLAEAWVDMADNRAKDAFILLKAKPPAGDRERELARATAMIDNQPVTDGQLQQAEAVFVRLAGGDDEAAQIAAYLRARLYHVHFSTSDLARASELYRAVAARWPDGHWGQLALVKAGLIQLYATEKIPDARARVREVAKLLERIREPGLRRDLQFQMGRAGTFFELTPDEVLPYFEAADKIGGLGVLTQQDLTAELGELSFRAKRWTEARRYFERYIAQYPDARKFAVEQKLRVIDAQLAAGKEAR, from the coding sequence GTGACCGGTGGCGGTCGGGCGGTTGCGGCTCATCCGCCGTCCAACAATGTGTTGGCGGAGGCGTGGGTCGACATGGCGGACAATCGCGCCAAGGACGCGTTCATTTTGCTCAAGGCGAAACCGCCGGCCGGCGATCGGGAGCGCGAGCTGGCGCGGGCGACCGCCATGATCGACAACCAGCCGGTGACGGATGGGCAGTTGCAGCAGGCGGAGGCGGTTTTTGTGCGCCTGGCGGGTGGCGACGATGAGGCGGCGCAAATCGCCGCGTATTTGCGGGCGCGGCTTTACCACGTGCATTTTTCGACGTCGGACCTGGCTCGCGCGAGTGAGCTTTACCGTGCGGTGGCGGCGCGCTGGCCGGACGGTCATTGGGGGCAACTGGCCCTCGTGAAGGCGGGGCTGATCCAACTCTACGCGACGGAGAAAATCCCGGACGCGCGGGCCCGGGTGCGGGAGGTGGCGAAGCTGCTGGAGCGCATCCGGGAGCCGGGCTTGCGGCGGGATTTGCAGTTTCAGATGGGGAGGGCTGGAACGTTTTTCGAGCTCACGCCGGATGAAGTGCTCCCGTATTTCGAGGCGGCCGACAAGATCGGCGGGCTGGGGGTGTTGACGCAGCAGGATCTCACGGCGGAGCTGGGCGAGTTGTCGTTCCGCGCGAAACGTTGGACGGAGGCACGGCGGTATTTTGAACGCTATATCGCGCAGTATCCGGATGCGCGGAAATTTGCCGTGGAGCAGAAATTGCGCGTGATCGACGCGCAGTTGGCGGCCGGAAAGGAGGCGCGATGA
- a CDS encoding ABC transporter substrate-binding protein — protein sequence MKRVLKEWGGLILLLVGFLASAAWVFFRSGPLGSDRPIVIRIAHWQIEKGPPAGIDAMIKRYEELNPRVRVEQVMIPGTIFIQWARSNFTAGEGPDLVEYGIWLQGMSDIPPRYFAPITEELMKPNPYNRGTPLEGVPWIKTFLPGFEAQLATAPDPGQYYAVPITDVSFRIFVNRALFKEVFGDMPLPTTFQDLRDLSARLQKDPRRRAGSLHLFAGSRDNAYWLMESLLQSTMVQQSYAMDRDGLLTLYPRQTFGAYLEGRWRYDEPRMLAGLELVREMGGFMRPGFLQLTRDQALQEFMRGDAVFIGGGTWDATSFKTLATFPIGVFRLPQPTKSDPVAGKYSMGRVYDGGGVGAMAFYLNRYSHHREQALDFMRFMTSVPGAQLFTDASGWLPMVRDVKIAPDIAPFQAQYDGYANGGAYSILGTDVPQAFLRNMHLIYTGPDGPERFAKAMDATMPAAMRADLEAERRKSEAVVRPQDVRIVGSHFAALESGDPQRYKVLQEQLETTQADGEAAMLQMQVQLRAAPRQP from the coding sequence ATGAAACGCGTGCTCAAAGAGTGGGGCGGTTTGATTCTGCTGCTGGTCGGCTTTCTGGCCAGCGCGGCCTGGGTCTTTTTCCGGTCGGGGCCGCTGGGAAGCGATCGGCCGATCGTGATCCGGATCGCGCATTGGCAGATTGAGAAAGGACCGCCGGCCGGGATCGATGCGATGATCAAGCGCTACGAGGAACTGAATCCGCGGGTGCGCGTGGAGCAGGTGATGATTCCCGGCACGATCTTCATTCAGTGGGCGCGTTCGAATTTCACCGCCGGCGAGGGGCCGGATCTCGTGGAATACGGCATTTGGTTGCAAGGGATGTCCGACATCCCGCCGCGCTACTTCGCGCCGATCACGGAGGAGCTGATGAAGCCGAATCCTTATAATCGCGGGACGCCGCTGGAAGGCGTGCCGTGGATCAAGACGTTTCTGCCCGGCTTCGAGGCGCAACTGGCGACGGCGCCCGATCCTGGACAGTATTACGCGGTGCCGATCACGGATGTATCGTTCCGGATTTTCGTCAATCGGGCCTTGTTCAAGGAAGTGTTTGGCGACATGCCGCTGCCGACCACCTTTCAGGATTTGCGCGATCTGAGTGCGCGCTTGCAGAAGGACCCGCGCCGGCGTGCCGGCTCGCTGCATCTGTTTGCGGGCTCTCGCGACAACGCCTACTGGCTGATGGAGTCGCTGCTGCAGAGCACGATGGTGCAGCAGAGCTACGCGATGGACCGGGACGGCCTGTTGACGCTTTATCCGCGGCAGACATTCGGCGCGTATCTGGAGGGGCGGTGGCGTTACGATGAGCCCCGCATGCTCGCGGGGCTCGAGTTGGTGCGCGAGATGGGTGGGTTCATGCGGCCGGGGTTTCTCCAGCTCACGCGCGATCAGGCGCTGCAAGAATTCATGCGCGGCGATGCGGTGTTCATCGGCGGAGGCACGTGGGATGCCACGAGCTTCAAGACCCTCGCGACGTTTCCCATTGGTGTTTTCCGGCTGCCGCAGCCGACAAAATCCGATCCGGTGGCCGGCAAGTATTCGATGGGACGCGTTTACGATGGCGGCGGGGTGGGCGCGATGGCGTTTTACCTGAATCGCTACAGTCACCACCGGGAACAAGCACTGGATTTCATGCGGTTCATGACGAGCGTGCCCGGAGCGCAGTTGTTCACGGATGCGAGTGGCTGGCTGCCGATGGTGCGCGATGTAAAAATCGCGCCGGACATCGCACCGTTTCAGGCGCAATACGACGGTTATGCGAACGGGGGCGCCTACTCGATCCTCGGCACCGATGTGCCGCAGGCGTTTTTGCGCAACATGCATCTGATCTACACGGGGCCGGACGGGCCGGAGCGCTTTGCGAAGGCGATGGACGCGACAATGCCTGCGGCGATGAGAGCGGATTTGGAAGCGGAGCGGCGCAAGAGCGAGGCAGTGGTGCGTCCGCAGGATGTGCGTATCGTGGGGAGCCATTTCGCTGCGCTGGAGAGCGGCGATCCGCAACGCTACAAAGTGCTGCAGGAGCAGTTGGAAACCACGCAGGCGGATGGCGAAGCAGCGATGTTGCAGATGCAGGTGCAGTTGCGCGCCGCGCCGCGGCAGCCATGA
- a CDS encoding (deoxy)nucleoside triphosphate pyrophosphohydrolase, producing the protein MSSAPPPPAIPVVCALIVAASGHVLVAQRPAHKHLGLKWEFPGGKVEPGESPAAAIAREIQEELGATILVGRALPTFTHDYASHQIEMIPFVCQLAAGSPAPHPREHAALRWVTSSEIRLLDLAAADWPVVNAYWPA; encoded by the coding sequence GTGTCTTCCGCGCCGCCTCCTCCCGCCATTCCCGTTGTCTGTGCCCTCATCGTCGCTGCCTCCGGCCACGTGCTCGTGGCGCAACGCCCCGCGCACAAGCACCTCGGTCTGAAATGGGAATTTCCCGGCGGTAAAGTGGAGCCCGGCGAATCGCCTGCCGCCGCCATTGCGCGAGAGATTCAGGAAGAACTCGGCGCCACGATCCTGGTCGGCCGCGCCCTGCCCACGTTCACGCACGACTACGCTTCCCACCAAATCGAGATGATCCCGTTCGTCTGCCAGCTTGCGGCCGGCAGTCCCGCGCCGCACCCGCGCGAACACGCCGCCTTGCGCTGGGTCACCTCGTCAGAAATTCGCCTCCTCGACCTCGCCGCCGCCGACTGGCCCGTGGTCAACGCCTATTGGCCGGCGTGA
- a CDS encoding phytanoyl-CoA dioxygenase family protein: protein MVTSAPLHSCKLELDTSPEAFGELRRSDDVPDQPEVLRQRLADDGYLFIPGFFDRELILAARASVLSRLAAEDALDPAYPVSEAIGRSDRPMTYRGDFALNNPAIERVVFGPELLDFYAGIFGEPARHFDHIWFRAVSHGLGTPPHCDLVYMSRGTHQLYTCWIPYGEVPLEVGGLMLLEGSHHKSDRLKNYLAVDVDLYCENNPAQVEKVKEKGGWSHPGWLTNNPVVLRERLGGRWLTAEYQPGDLLTFNMTTIHGSVDNQTHRIRLSSDTRYQRASQPADARWIGANPAGHGPRAKRGLIC from the coding sequence ATGGTCACCTCTGCGCCCCTTCATTCCTGCAAACTCGAGCTCGATACCTCGCCCGAAGCGTTCGGCGAGCTGCGCCGCTCCGACGACGTGCCCGATCAACCCGAGGTTCTCCGCCAACGCCTCGCCGACGACGGTTATCTGTTCATCCCCGGATTCTTCGACCGTGAGCTGATCCTCGCCGCCCGCGCCTCCGTCCTTTCGCGCCTGGCCGCCGAAGATGCTCTCGATCCCGCGTATCCGGTTAGCGAAGCCATCGGCCGCTCCGATCGCCCGATGACCTATCGCGGCGACTTCGCCCTCAACAACCCGGCCATCGAGCGCGTCGTCTTCGGCCCCGAGCTGCTCGATTTTTACGCCGGCATTTTTGGCGAACCCGCGCGGCATTTCGACCACATCTGGTTTCGCGCCGTCAGCCACGGCCTCGGCACTCCACCGCATTGCGACCTCGTCTACATGAGCCGCGGCACCCACCAACTCTACACCTGTTGGATTCCCTACGGCGAGGTCCCGCTGGAAGTCGGGGGCCTGATGCTCCTCGAAGGTTCGCACCACAAATCCGACCGCCTCAAAAACTACCTCGCCGTCGACGTCGACCTCTACTGCGAAAACAATCCCGCCCAAGTCGAGAAGGTGAAAGAGAAAGGCGGCTGGAGCCACCCCGGCTGGCTGACCAACAACCCCGTCGTCCTCCGCGAACGCCTCGGCGGCCGCTGGCTCACCGCCGAATATCAGCCCGGCGATTTACTCACGTTCAACATGACGACCATTCACGGGAGCGTCGATAACCAGACCCACCGCATCCGCCTCTCGTCCGACACGCGTTACCAACGCGCCAGTCAGCCCGCCGATGCTCGCTGGATCGGCGCCAACCCCGCCGGCCACGGGCCCCGCGCCAAACGCGGCCTCATCTGCTGA
- a CDS encoding alpha-L-rhamnosidase C-terminal domain-containing protein: protein MLFAPFAGEGVCRRIATPALAGGTPNMEPRGPLDEAAWLWHRDLGAGEPAQVLFRLEFTVAAAETVRLQVSADLCYALALDGALIARGPDSSDVAHWAWATYELALTAGAHRLEALVWWGRPPVTPEGRVGWRGGFVCAGLGDARERFTTGVGLWRAALLGGVKWQTHAFPVYHVIGRGAVIDWAKCDAEGAEWTEPAVVRGPVEFHECGIAARGWSLEASALPEQRHDWWAGGRVRAVTAKWSGGKAVRFRRESGADEPGAAGWAALVRGAAPLTLAARAEATVLIDTEDYLCGFPLLEYEGGAGTVVRWEWAEGLFERLEGAVPPKGQRDEIAGKFFHGFGERWMLAGGRRRWAGAPWWRAGRYIMLSVKVGAEPVVLHAWGVERTGFLLRRTMALTTSDETLGPVVALSERGLRACMHDVFVDCPYYEQMMYVADTRVQILLAYVFGGEERLARRGMELFDFSRGRGGWPAMRTPSGERQESGTFAMIWPWMLHDYALWRDDGAWLRTRLPGLRALMEGLVAESGADGLLTRPPGWLFMDWVPEWKAGWAPGTRVRPGRKSALVNLQFLLTLQRAAELETWVGDESIARRWREGGARTAAALAARFWDEARGVWADDESHESFSQHAQALAVIAGLRVPEVGRWADATANGLAAATIYFQHYLFEALGRAGRADLILPRLDLWRGLVKQGFKTPVESPEPARSDCHAWGAHPVFHLQATIAGVRPVEPGFRRVRIAPQPGTLTQIETELPHPRGLVKMRADFEGARVEAIITLPPETTGVFAWRGQEVELRSGVQRVTLGV from the coding sequence ATGTTATTCGCGCCATTTGCCGGAGAGGGCGTTTGCCGCCGCATTGCGACGCCCGCGCTGGCGGGAGGCACGCCGAACATGGAGCCGCGCGGACCGCTGGATGAAGCGGCGTGGTTGTGGCACCGCGACTTGGGAGCGGGTGAACCGGCGCAGGTGTTGTTCAGGCTGGAATTCACGGTGGCGGCGGCGGAGACCGTGCGGCTGCAGGTGAGCGCCGATCTGTGTTACGCGCTGGCGCTGGATGGCGCGTTGATCGCACGAGGGCCGGACTCGTCGGACGTGGCGCATTGGGCGTGGGCGACGTATGAGTTGGCGTTGACCGCGGGCGCGCATCGCTTGGAGGCGCTCGTGTGGTGGGGGCGGCCACCGGTCACGCCGGAGGGCCGCGTGGGTTGGCGCGGAGGATTTGTGTGCGCGGGCCTTGGTGACGCGCGGGAACGGTTTACGACGGGCGTCGGATTGTGGCGGGCGGCGTTGCTCGGAGGGGTGAAATGGCAGACGCACGCGTTTCCCGTTTATCACGTGATCGGGCGCGGAGCGGTGATCGATTGGGCGAAGTGCGATGCGGAGGGTGCAGAATGGACCGAGCCGGCGGTGGTGCGCGGGCCGGTGGAGTTTCACGAATGCGGTATTGCGGCGCGCGGGTGGTCGTTGGAAGCGTCGGCCTTGCCGGAGCAGCGTCATGATTGGTGGGCGGGTGGTCGCGTGCGGGCGGTGACGGCGAAATGGAGCGGCGGGAAAGCGGTGAGATTTCGACGCGAAAGCGGGGCGGACGAGCCGGGCGCGGCGGGTTGGGCGGCGTTGGTGAGGGGTGCGGCGCCGTTGACGCTGGCGGCGCGGGCGGAAGCAACGGTGTTGATCGATACGGAGGATTACCTCTGTGGGTTTCCGTTACTTGAATACGAAGGCGGTGCGGGCACGGTGGTGCGGTGGGAATGGGCCGAGGGGCTGTTTGAGCGGTTGGAGGGTGCGGTGCCGCCGAAGGGCCAACGTGACGAAATCGCGGGGAAGTTTTTCCACGGATTCGGCGAGCGCTGGATGCTGGCTGGAGGCCGGAGGCGTTGGGCGGGCGCGCCGTGGTGGCGGGCGGGGCGGTATATCATGTTGAGCGTAAAGGTGGGGGCGGAGCCGGTCGTGCTGCACGCGTGGGGAGTGGAGCGGACGGGGTTTCTGTTGCGCCGAACGATGGCGCTGACGACGAGCGACGAAACACTCGGGCCGGTGGTGGCGTTGAGTGAACGCGGGTTGCGGGCGTGCATGCACGACGTGTTCGTGGATTGTCCGTATTACGAGCAGATGATGTATGTGGCGGATACGCGCGTGCAGATATTGCTGGCCTATGTGTTTGGCGGGGAGGAGCGCCTGGCGCGGCGCGGAATGGAGCTGTTCGATTTCTCGCGGGGGCGCGGCGGATGGCCGGCGATGCGCACGCCGTCCGGCGAGCGGCAGGAGAGCGGGACGTTTGCGATGATCTGGCCGTGGATGCTGCATGATTATGCTCTCTGGCGCGACGATGGGGCGTGGCTGCGGACGCGCTTGCCTGGTTTGCGCGCGTTGATGGAAGGACTCGTCGCGGAGTCGGGGGCCGACGGGTTGCTGACGCGGCCGCCTGGCTGGCTGTTCATGGATTGGGTGCCGGAGTGGAAGGCGGGCTGGGCTCCGGGCACGCGAGTGCGGCCTGGCCGGAAATCAGCGTTGGTCAACCTGCAGTTTTTGCTGACGTTGCAGCGGGCGGCGGAGTTGGAGACGTGGGTGGGCGACGAGTCGATCGCGAGGCGCTGGCGGGAAGGGGGGGCGCGAACAGCGGCGGCGTTGGCGGCGCGATTTTGGGATGAGGCGCGTGGCGTGTGGGCCGACGACGAATCGCACGAGAGCTTCAGCCAGCATGCACAGGCACTGGCGGTTATAGCCGGCCTGCGCGTGCCGGAGGTCGGGCGGTGGGCCGACGCGACGGCGAACGGGTTGGCGGCCGCGACGATTTATTTTCAGCATTATTTATTCGAAGCGCTGGGCCGCGCCGGACGGGCCGACCTGATTCTGCCGCGGCTGGACTTGTGGCGCGGGCTGGTGAAGCAAGGCTTCAAAACGCCCGTCGAAAGTCCGGAGCCGGCGCGCTCGGATTGCCATGCGTGGGGCGCGCACCCGGTGTTTCATTTGCAGGCGACGATTGCGGGCGTGCGACCGGTGGAGCCGGGGTTTCGGCGCGTGCGGATTGCGCCGCAACCAGGAACGTTGACGCAGATCGAAACGGAGCTGCCGCATCCGCGCGGGCTGGTGAAAATGCGCGCCGACTTCGAAGGCGCGCGGGTGGAGGCGATCATCACGCTCCCGCCGGAAACGACAGGCGTGTTCGCGTGGCGCGGCCAGGAGGTCGAACTCCGCTCCGGCGTGCAGCGCGTGACGTTGGGCGTGTAG
- a CDS encoding malate dehydrogenase produces the protein MKSPLRVAVTGAAGQIGYSLLFRIASGAMFGPDQPVILQLLEAPIEKAIKALEGVAMELDDCAFPLLKGIVQTSDASVGFKDANWCLLIGAKPRGPGMERADLLKDNGKIFIAQGQVIDAVAAADARVAVVGNPANTNCMIAASQAKRLPAERFTAMVRLDQNRAQTQLAKKTGVDLTAVQDIFIYGNHSPTMFPAFAHAKINGQSAPAVIKDDAWLQGPFCEIVGKRGAAIIAARGASSAASAANALVDHVRSLVTPGAVHSVAVKSEGRYGFDANVWAGMPVRTTTPGSYEVITGYEMDAFAQSKIAATNKELVDERAFVADMIS, from the coding sequence ATGAAATCTCCCCTTCGCGTCGCAGTGACCGGTGCCGCCGGCCAAATTGGCTACTCCCTCCTTTTCCGCATCGCCTCCGGCGCGATGTTCGGACCTGACCAGCCCGTCATCCTCCAACTCCTCGAAGCCCCGATCGAGAAGGCCATCAAAGCCCTCGAAGGCGTCGCCATGGAGCTCGATGACTGCGCGTTCCCCCTCCTCAAAGGCATCGTGCAAACCTCCGACGCCAGCGTCGGCTTCAAAGATGCCAACTGGTGCCTCCTCATCGGCGCCAAACCCCGCGGCCCCGGCATGGAGCGCGCCGATCTCCTCAAGGATAACGGCAAAATCTTCATCGCCCAAGGCCAGGTCATCGATGCCGTCGCCGCCGCCGATGCGCGCGTCGCCGTCGTGGGCAATCCCGCCAACACCAACTGCATGATCGCCGCCTCGCAGGCCAAACGCCTGCCCGCCGAACGCTTCACCGCGATGGTCCGCCTGGATCAAAACCGCGCGCAGACCCAGCTCGCCAAAAAAACCGGCGTCGATCTCACCGCGGTGCAGGACATCTTCATCTACGGCAACCACAGCCCCACGATGTTTCCCGCGTTCGCCCACGCCAAGATCAACGGCCAAAGCGCGCCCGCCGTCATCAAGGACGACGCCTGGCTCCAAGGCCCCTTCTGTGAAATCGTCGGCAAACGCGGCGCCGCCATCATCGCCGCCCGCGGCGCCTCGTCCGCCGCCTCCGCCGCCAACGCCCTCGTCGACCACGTCCGCAGCCTCGTCACTCCCGGCGCCGTGCACTCGGTCGCCGTGAAAAGCGAAGGCCGTTACGGATTCGATGCCAATGTCTGGGCCGGCATGCCCGTGCGCACCACCACGCCCGGCAGCTACGAAGTCATCACCGGTTACGAAATGGACGCCTTCGCCCAATCGAAAATCGCCGCGACGAACAAAGAGCTGGTCGACGAACGCGCCTTCGTCGCCGACATGATTAGCTAA
- a CDS encoding 3-deoxy-7-phosphoheptulonate synthase, with amino-acid sequence MQKTSDINVVETRALPSPAALLSELPKTEAQSDFVTRVRREIQRVIFTDDRRFLLIVGPCSIHDLEAGRDYARRLAALSREVADRVMIVMRVYFEKPRTTVGWKGLVMDPHLDGSHDIATGLRTARAFLREMLDLGLPTATELLDPITPQYIADLICWSAIGARTAESQTHRQMASGLSMPLGFKNGTDGSVTTAINAIKAAAQPHTFLGINLDGSASAIVTRGNPDCHVVLRGGSAGPNYSPAHIAQTEQLLAKAGLIKSILVDCSHDNSAKQADRQPDVIRELLAQIAAGNTSIMGAMIESNLAAGNQPFPQPREKLRYGVSITDACIDWTTTETLVRELHAALAPRFA; translated from the coding sequence ATGCAAAAGACGTCCGACATCAATGTCGTTGAAACGCGTGCCCTTCCTTCGCCGGCCGCTCTTCTCAGCGAACTGCCCAAGACCGAGGCCCAATCCGACTTCGTCACGCGCGTCCGCCGCGAAATCCAGCGGGTGATCTTCACGGACGACCGCCGCTTCCTTCTCATCGTCGGCCCCTGCTCGATCCACGACCTCGAAGCCGGCCGTGACTACGCCCGCCGTCTCGCCGCCCTTTCCCGCGAGGTCGCCGACCGCGTCATGATCGTCATGCGCGTGTATTTCGAAAAACCCCGCACCACGGTGGGCTGGAAAGGCCTCGTGATGGACCCCCACCTCGATGGGTCGCACGATATCGCCACTGGTCTTCGCACCGCCCGCGCGTTCCTCCGCGAGATGCTCGACCTCGGCCTGCCCACCGCGACGGAGCTCCTCGATCCCATCACGCCTCAATACATCGCCGACCTCATTTGCTGGTCCGCGATCGGCGCTCGCACCGCTGAATCCCAGACCCATCGCCAAATGGCCTCCGGCCTTTCCATGCCGCTCGGGTTCAAAAACGGCACCGATGGCTCCGTCACCACGGCCATCAACGCCATTAAAGCCGCCGCCCAACCGCACACGTTTCTAGGCATCAACCTCGACGGCTCCGCCTCCGCCATCGTCACCCGCGGCAACCCCGATTGCCACGTCGTCCTCCGCGGCGGTTCGGCCGGCCCCAACTACTCTCCCGCGCACATCGCCCAAACCGAGCAGCTCCTCGCCAAAGCCGGATTGATCAAATCCATCCTCGTCGATTGTTCGCACGACAACTCCGCCAAACAAGCCGACCGTCAGCCCGACGTCATTCGCGAGCTCCTCGCCCAGATCGCCGCCGGCAACACCTCCATCATGGGCGCGATGATCGAGAGCAACCTCGCCGCCGGCAATCAGCCCTTTCCCCAGCCCCGCGAAAAACTTCGCTACGGCGTCAGCATCACCGATGCCTGCATCGATTGGACCACCACGGAGACGCTCGTCCGCGAACTCCACGCCGCCCTCGCGCCGCGCTTCGCCTGA
- a CDS encoding YgfZ/GcvT domain-containing protein encodes MALNFSASRAVFWWQPRAWLRAEGEDAASFLQGQFTNDLRNSDERGVYGLWLNQKGKVVADSFVLRGAERGAWGIGSYFSAGETIRERLEAYVIADDVTLIDETSGWRGVTLGGRTEEWGEVSERLRGAGAWALRARRGAGEWSEWAFPAGMQADVEAWCADAEVLTEQQMERLRIEAGIPAIPRDVGATDLPNEAGLEKVAISYTKGCYLGQEVMARLKAMGQVRRRVRRVHGDGPVPVAPTPLWQGERAVGELRSVAATESGFVGLGMCALLHLREGEPVQIGGAGGANAMVDGDAAE; translated from the coding sequence ATGGCACTCAATTTTTCCGCTTCCCGGGCCGTGTTTTGGTGGCAACCGCGTGCGTGGCTGCGCGCAGAAGGGGAGGATGCTGCCAGTTTTTTGCAGGGACAGTTTACCAACGACCTGCGAAACAGCGATGAGCGGGGCGTTTACGGACTCTGGCTGAATCAGAAAGGGAAGGTCGTGGCAGACAGTTTTGTCCTGCGCGGGGCTGAAAGGGGCGCCTGGGGGATCGGCAGTTATTTTTCGGCCGGCGAGACGATTAGGGAAAGGCTTGAGGCCTATGTCATTGCCGATGACGTAACGTTGATCGACGAAACATCGGGATGGCGCGGAGTGACGTTGGGCGGACGCACGGAGGAATGGGGCGAGGTTTCAGAGCGGCTCCGTGGCGCGGGCGCATGGGCGTTGCGTGCCCGGCGCGGCGCGGGGGAGTGGAGCGAATGGGCGTTTCCCGCGGGGATGCAGGCGGACGTGGAGGCGTGGTGCGCGGACGCGGAGGTGTTAACGGAGCAACAGATGGAACGACTGCGGATCGAAGCGGGGATTCCGGCGATACCGCGGGATGTGGGTGCGACCGATCTGCCGAACGAGGCGGGTTTGGAGAAGGTCGCGATTTCTTATACGAAAGGGTGCTACTTGGGGCAGGAAGTGATGGCGCGGTTGAAGGCGATGGGGCAGGTGCGGCGGAGAGTGCGGCGCGTGCACGGCGATGGACCGGTGCCGGTCGCACCGACGCCGTTGTGGCAGGGCGAGCGGGCGGTCGGGGAACTGCGATCGGTGGCTGCGACGGAGAGCGGATTCGTGGGACTGGGGATGTGCGCGTTGCTCCATTTGCGCGAGGGCGAACCGGTGCAGATCGGTGGAGCGGGCGGAGCGAACGCGATGGTCGACGGGGACGCGGCGGAGTGA
- a CDS encoding HU family DNA-binding protein, with amino-acid sequence MNKAELIHEVQKRMGAETSRASAERAVEAVLGAVASGIKQDKQVQIVGFGAFAVTRRAARRGFNPHTKKPMTIKAMKTVRFKPGTELKAAL; translated from the coding sequence ATGAACAAAGCCGAACTTATCCACGAGGTCCAAAAGCGCATGGGGGCGGAAACGTCCCGGGCGTCGGCGGAGCGGGCGGTGGAAGCGGTCTTGGGCGCCGTGGCGAGCGGAATCAAGCAGGACAAGCAGGTGCAGATCGTGGGATTCGGGGCGTTTGCCGTGACGCGGCGCGCGGCGCGGCGCGGTTTCAATCCGCACACGAAAAAGCCGATGACGATCAAGGCGATGAAGACCGTGCGATTCAAGCCGGGCACGGAGTTGAAAGCGGCCTTGTAA
- the galK gene encoding galactokinase: protein MQQTLSAEFQKRFGRAPVAVTRAPGRIEFIGNHTDYNGGTVLGAAIDRAVWVAIAPRGDGRRRFVSADREDAVDLGVAELSRQVGGKSWANYPLGVLTALEALGRQVPAGFDYLAMTDVPSGAGLSSSAAIELASALAFFELTGEQPDRETVVKIGRHAENHFVGVPCGILDQGVSGFGRAEHLVFIDCRGPSFDTVPLPGGVQFWIFNTHTKHALVDGLYAARHAECMAAAKVLGVALLADATPEQVEAHRAALGETSYKRAKHVVEEIARVTGCVAALEKRDLGRVGELLTASHRSSQRLFENSTAELDFLVDTLIAENGVQGARLTGGGFGGAVMAMTSGAFDARAAERVRAAYARKFHVEPEVLACRTADGAKTMWRA from the coding sequence ATGCAGCAAACGCTTTCGGCAGAATTTCAAAAACGGTTTGGCCGCGCTCCGGTGGCGGTCACGCGGGCGCCGGGGCGCATCGAATTCATCGGCAATCATACCGATTACAACGGAGGCACGGTGCTGGGCGCGGCGATCGATCGCGCGGTGTGGGTGGCGATTGCGCCGCGGGGGGACGGGCGGCGGCGGTTCGTGAGCGCGGATCGTGAGGACGCGGTGGACTTGGGGGTGGCGGAACTGAGCCGGCAGGTGGGCGGAAAAAGTTGGGCGAATTATCCGCTGGGTGTGCTGACGGCGCTGGAGGCGTTGGGGCGGCAGGTGCCGGCGGGGTTTGATTATCTGGCGATGACGGATGTGCCCTCCGGCGCGGGTTTGAGCAGCAGCGCGGCGATCGAATTGGCGTCGGCACTGGCGTTTTTCGAGCTGACGGGAGAGCAGCCGGACCGCGAGACGGTCGTGAAAATCGGGCGGCATGCGGAGAATCATTTCGTGGGCGTGCCGTGTGGGATTCTCGACCAAGGCGTGTCGGGTTTCGGGCGCGCCGAGCATTTGGTGTTCATCGATTGCCGCGGGCCGTCGTTCGACACGGTGCCACTGCCGGGCGGCGTGCAGTTTTGGATTTTCAACACGCACACGAAGCACGCGCTGGTGGACGGGCTTTATGCGGCGCGTCACGCGGAGTGCATGGCGGCGGCGAAGGTGCTGGGCGTGGCGTTGCTCGCGGATGCGACGCCGGAGCAGGTGGAGGCGCACCGGGCGGCGCTCGGCGAGACGTCTTACAAGCGCGCGAAGCATGTGGTGGAGGAGATCGCGCGCGTGACGGGTTGCGTGGCGGCGTTGGAAAAACGCGACCTCGGGCGCGTGGGCGAATTGCTGACGGCGTCGCATCGCAGCTCGCAGCGGCTGTTCGAGAACAGCACCGCGGAACTGGATTTTCTCGTGGATACGCTGATTGCGGAAAACGGCGTGCAGGGCGCACGGCTCACGGGCGGTGGTTTCGGGGGCGCGGTGATGGCGATGACGAGCGGGGCGTTTGACGCGAGGGCGGCGGAGCGGGTGCGCGCGGCGTATGCGCGGAAGTTTCATGTCGAGCCCGAGGTGCTGGCGTGCCGCACGGCGGACGGCGCGAAAACAATGTGGCGCGCATGA